The genomic region TGCTGGCGAACACCACCAGCGCTTGATAGGCGGCCGGCAGGCAGCGGGCCAGCAGGTCCAGGAAGTAGGCGTCGCGGCCGATCAGCACGCGGCGTTTGTTTTTGCGGACTCCGCTCAGGATCACTTTGGCGGCCTGGTCGGCGTCGGTAATGAACAGCTTTTCAAAGTCGGCCCGGGCCTGCTGTTCGCTGTGGATCAGAAAGCCGGTCATGTTGGCGTCGATCCGGCTGCTGCGGCAGATGTCGGTGCGGATCCCGCCGGGATGCACGCAGGTGGCCGAGACCCCGCTTTTTTGCAAGTCGAGTTCCTGGCGCAGGGATTCGGTAAAGCCACGCACGGCGAACTTGGTGGCGTTGTAGCCGCTCATGCCCGGCTGGGCGAACAGGCCGAACACGCTGGAGGTGTTGATCACATGGCCGTCGCCGCTGGCCTTGAGGTAAGGCAGGAAGGCCTTGGTGCCGTAGACCACGCCCCAGAAGTTGATCCCGACGATCCATTCCAGGTCGCTGTAATCCACGCCTTCGACGGTGCTGGACAGCGCGACGCCGGCGTTGTTGAAGATCATATTGATCTGGCCATGCTCCGCGGCGCAGCGGGCCGCCCACTCTTCCACCGCCTGGCGGTCGGAAACGTCCAGCACCTGCGAGGTCACCAGCACTGGCGCAAGCACCTGGGCCTTGATCAGTGCGACGGTCTGCTCCAGGCCCTGGCTGTTTTTATCCGCCAGCGCCAAGTGGCAGCCTTCACGCGCCAACGCCAGGGCCAACGCGCGGCCCATGCCTGACGCCGCGCCGGTGATGGCCGCCACGCGGCCGTTGAATGACTTCATGACAGGCTCCCTTCTGCGGTGGTGTGGGGATTTGCGGCCGAGCGCGGGGTGGAAGGTACCGGCACCAGATTGGCGACGTAGTCCTTGAGGGCGAAGTGCCGGGTGACCTGCTTGAAGCGCCAGGTGGAGCCGGGCCACAGCGTGGTGTTCTTGCCGGTGCGCGGGTCCAGGTACCAGCTCTTGCAGCCGCCGGTGGACCAGATGGTGCCGTTGAGTTTTTCCTGCAGCCTGGCGTTGTAGGCCAACTCTACCGTTGGCTTGACGTCCACCGTGGCGATGCGATGGCGCTGCATTTGTTGCAAGGCATCGAGGATGTAGGTGACCTGGGCCTCGATCATCAAAATCATCGAGTTATGCCCCAGCCCGGTGTTGGGGCCAACGATCAGGAACAGGTTCGGATAACCCGGCACTGTCGTGCCCAGGTAGGCATGGGCACCGTCTTGCCAGGTGTCCATCAGGTCGATGCCGTGGCGGCCGATGATGCAGTTGCGGGGCAGGGGATCGGTGGCCTGGAAACCGGTGCCGAAGATAATGCAATCGGCCGGGTGCTTGATGCCGTCGGCGGTGACAACCCCGTCGGCCTCAATGCGCTGCACGTTGTCGGTCACCACCTGCACGTTACTGCGCGACAGGGCCGGGTAGTAGTCGTTGGAGATCAACACGCGCTTGCAGCCGATGGTGTAGTCCGGCGTCAGGGTCTTGCGCAGGGAAGGGCGGGCCACTTGTTTGTGCAGGTGGCGCACGGCGATTTTCTGCACCATTTTCATCAGGCGCGGGTGCAGGGCAAAGCCCACCACGCGGCCTTCCAGCGCCCAATAGAACGCACCGCGCACCAGGCGCTGAGTGAACGGCAGGTGTTTGAAAGCCCAGCGCTCGACGCGTGAAATCGGCCG from Pseudomonas yamanorum harbors:
- a CDS encoding flavin-containing monooxygenase gives rise to the protein MNAHDTVDIAIIGSGFAGLCMAIKLKEAGFNDFFVAEQADALGGTWRDNHYPGCACDVQSHVYSFSFAPNPDWTRQFAPQAEIRAYLEQCAQRFELAPFLRFGMGLEQAVFDEVQQRWSLSFSNGRQVSARVLVSGMGGLSRPALPDIPGLDSFKGKRFHSQQWDHEYSLKGKRVAVIGTGASAIQFVPQIAPQVAHLDLFQRTPPWIMPKPDRPISRVERWAFKHLPFTQRLVRGAFYWALEGRVVGFALHPRLMKMVQKIAVRHLHKQVARPSLRKTLTPDYTIGCKRVLISNDYYPALSRSNVQVVTDNVQRIEADGVVTADGIKHPADCIIFGTGFQATDPLPRNCIIGRHGIDLMDTWQDGAHAYLGTTVPGYPNLFLIVGPNTGLGHNSMILMIEAQVTYILDALQQMQRHRIATVDVKPTVELAYNARLQEKLNGTIWSTGGCKSWYLDPRTGKNTTLWPGSTWRFKQVTRHFALKDYVANLVPVPSTPRSAANPHTTAEGSLS
- a CDS encoding SDR family NAD(P)-dependent oxidoreductase; the encoded protein is MKSFNGRVAAITGAASGMGRALALALAREGCHLALADKNSQGLEQTVALIKAQVLAPVLVTSQVLDVSDRQAVEEWAARCAAEHGQINMIFNNAGVALSSTVEGVDYSDLEWIVGINFWGVVYGTKAFLPYLKASGDGHVINTSSVFGLFAQPGMSGYNATKFAVRGFTESLRQELDLQKSGVSATCVHPGGIRTDICRSSRIDANMTGFLIHSEQQARADFEKLFITDADQAAKVILSGVRKNKRRVLIGRDAYFLDLLARCLPAAYQALVVFASKRMAPKQRSAPSPVLETNEEHRL